The Microbacterium sp. LWH7-1.2 genome window below encodes:
- a CDS encoding sugar ABC transporter substrate-binding protein, giving the protein MKVTYASFGESVGFVATVTHSIQDAADEAGVELSVLDNQNDAATAVDNARQAATTQPDVFIEYSGNADSNSRIASLMADADIPVIAVQYPIEGAPLFAIDNTRVGQVGGEYLADAAQDKFGDATPAALIVTLPQGGPIQLDRSDGAKEAISEVYPDIEFSEVDSRSDAAVGRQLAADFLTSHPDEPVIIWTHVDSVALGVVAAVEASGRDDVLVMSTGGDAAAFPEIRKAGTPLVGTVGLFPETWGPVLIDLAERVAAGDDVPDVTRPEKIEVISADNIDELYPE; this is encoded by the coding sequence TTGAAGGTCACGTATGCGAGCTTCGGCGAGAGCGTCGGCTTCGTCGCTACGGTGACGCACTCGATCCAGGATGCCGCTGACGAGGCGGGCGTTGAACTGAGCGTGCTCGACAATCAGAACGACGCGGCCACTGCGGTGGACAACGCTCGTCAGGCGGCCACTACCCAGCCGGACGTCTTCATTGAGTACAGCGGCAACGCCGACAGCAATTCCCGCATCGCGTCGCTGATGGCCGATGCGGACATCCCTGTCATCGCCGTTCAGTACCCCATCGAGGGCGCCCCGCTGTTCGCCATCGACAACACCCGGGTCGGACAGGTGGGCGGGGAGTACCTCGCGGACGCGGCGCAGGATAAGTTCGGTGATGCCACTCCCGCCGCACTCATCGTGACGCTCCCGCAGGGCGGACCGATTCAGCTGGACCGCAGCGACGGCGCGAAGGAAGCCATCTCCGAGGTCTACCCCGACATCGAGTTCTCCGAGGTCGACAGCCGGAGCGACGCCGCCGTCGGCCGTCAGCTCGCAGCCGACTTCCTTACCTCGCACCCCGACGAGCCCGTCATCATCTGGACCCACGTGGACTCGGTCGCGCTCGGTGTCGTGGCCGCTGTCGAGGCGTCCGGACGCGACGACGTCCTTGTGATGAGCACGGGTGGTGACGCGGCGGCGTTCCCTGAGATCCGTAAGGCGGGCACTCCGCTGGTCGGAACGGTGGGACTGTTCCCGGAGACGTGGGGTCCGGTGCTCATCGACCTCGCCGAGCGTGTCGCCGCAGGTGACGACGTGCCTGATGTCACGCGCCCCGAGAAGATCGAGGTCATCTCCGCGGACAATATCGACGAGCTGTACCCGGAATGA
- a CDS encoding GntR family transcriptional regulator, with product MSAIRGRTLVEAIREMVIAGELAPGSRVTEPLLAKRFGVSRVPVREALRVLAAEGFIDLRPYGSPTVQVLTDDVVREVNDARNLLEPNVAREAALHRRDADLVTIRSILTEGDEAIAERELHRLNRMNSRFHNAVASACGNSVLGAFVHVLSNRSEWINVATIAQTSELLWADHREIYAAIARGDAPLAEALMAAHVRRATSVDLRTEPAVLAPSAEESTQM from the coding sequence ATGTCGGCGATTCGCGGCCGGACGTTGGTCGAAGCCATCCGAGAAATGGTTATCGCCGGCGAGCTGGCTCCGGGGTCGCGAGTCACCGAACCGCTCCTCGCGAAACGCTTCGGCGTCTCGCGCGTGCCGGTGAGAGAGGCGTTGAGGGTACTCGCGGCGGAGGGCTTCATCGACCTGCGACCGTATGGTTCCCCGACTGTCCAGGTTCTGACCGACGACGTCGTTCGAGAGGTCAACGACGCGCGCAACCTTCTGGAGCCGAACGTGGCGCGGGAGGCTGCACTGCACCGCAGGGACGCGGATTTGGTGACGATTCGGTCGATCCTGACCGAGGGAGACGAGGCGATCGCTGAGAGAGAGCTTCACCGACTGAACCGCATGAACTCGCGCTTCCACAACGCTGTCGCCTCGGCGTGCGGCAATTCCGTCCTCGGGGCCTTTGTCCACGTATTGTCCAACCGCTCCGAGTGGATCAATGTCGCGACGATCGCTCAGACCTCGGAGCTTCTCTGGGCAGATCACCGTGAGATCTATGCCGCGATCGCCCGGGGCGACGCGCCGCTCGCCGAGGCCTTGATGGCCGCGCACGTGCGGCGAGCTACCTCGGTAGATCTGCGAACAGAGCCGGCAGTGCTCGCTCCTTCCGCTGAGGAATCTACGCAGATGTGA
- a CDS encoding sulfite exporter TauE/SafE family protein, producing the protein MSKRRRGEDKSPRGVRYFVVCAGIGLLAGALSGMFGVGGGTVIVPMLVLLLGFDQRRAAGTSLAAIVLTAPVGVVAYALNGSVNWVAGLILAAGAVVGAQIGTWLLPKVSQTALRWAFVAFLLGVIVSLFLVVPSREATLELSWLSGAGLIVLGLGTGIVAGLIGVGGGIVVVPTLMLAFGMSDLTARGTSLLMMIPTAVSGTAGNLRRGNVDLYAAATVGVAACATTALGAWVATLLAPQVANALFAVFLAFIAIQMAVRAVRGARA; encoded by the coding sequence GTGAGCAAGCGACGCAGAGGCGAGGACAAGTCGCCGAGAGGCGTGCGCTACTTCGTAGTGTGCGCGGGGATCGGCTTGCTCGCCGGAGCCTTGTCCGGGATGTTCGGCGTCGGGGGAGGAACAGTGATCGTGCCTATGCTGGTCCTGCTCCTGGGCTTTGACCAGCGGCGCGCGGCAGGTACCTCGTTGGCGGCCATCGTGCTGACTGCGCCCGTCGGGGTCGTCGCGTACGCGCTGAACGGCTCGGTGAACTGGGTCGCGGGCCTCATCCTCGCCGCGGGCGCCGTCGTAGGCGCCCAGATCGGCACGTGGCTGCTGCCGAAGGTGTCGCAGACGGCGCTGCGGTGGGCCTTCGTCGCCTTCCTCCTCGGTGTGATCGTGAGCCTGTTCCTGGTCGTCCCCTCCCGTGAGGCCACCCTTGAACTCTCGTGGCTCAGCGGTGCGGGACTGATCGTTTTGGGCCTGGGAACCGGGATCGTCGCCGGTCTGATCGGGGTGGGCGGTGGCATCGTCGTGGTGCCGACGTTGATGCTCGCGTTTGGGATGAGTGATCTGACTGCTCGGGGCACCTCCCTTCTCATGATGATTCCGACCGCCGTGTCGGGGACCGCAGGGAATCTGCGGAGAGGCAACGTGGATCTCTACGCCGCCGCGACGGTCGGCGTCGCGGCGTGCGCGACAACGGCCCTGGGTGCATGGGTTGCGACATTGCTGGCCCCGCAGGTCGCGAATGCGCTCTTCGCCGTCTTCCTCGCATTCATCGCCATTCAGATGGCGGTGCGAGCCGTCCGCGGCGCGAGGGCCTGA
- a CDS encoding L-rhamnose mutarotase yields the protein MAQAERRIARAWQIAVVVGTSSNERDGTDIQRICFTLQLKPDRVDDYLEAHARVWAEMRSALSESGYKKFSLFVRRDDGLIVAYIETEDYQRATANMALREVNTLWQESMDEYFEQGRPDHRAEPLEQYFHLP from the coding sequence GTGGCCCAAGCGGAACGTCGAATTGCCCGAGCGTGGCAGATCGCAGTTGTCGTCGGCACCAGCTCGAACGAGCGGGACGGCACGGATATCCAGCGCATCTGCTTCACACTGCAGCTCAAGCCCGACCGCGTCGACGACTATCTCGAAGCACACGCGCGGGTCTGGGCGGAAATGCGCAGTGCACTCTCCGAGAGCGGGTATAAGAAATTCAGCCTCTTCGTCCGGCGCGACGACGGGCTGATAGTGGCCTACATAGAGACAGAGGACTACCAGCGGGCAACCGCGAACATGGCGCTCAGGGAAGTGAACACCCTCTGGCAGGAGAGTATGGACGAGTACTTCGAGCAAGGCCGGCCCGACCACCGGGCCGAGCCCCTCGAGCAGTACTTCCACCTCCCTTGA
- a CDS encoding IS256 family transposase: protein MTHHQSALTTLIGEVLADPDLAHSDVFRRMLQAGLQDLINAEATMKIGAAPHERTPERTTRRNGTRPKTLATPAGEVDLQIPKLREGSFFPSLLSPRRRVDKALYAVICQAWIDGVSTRKVDQLIRALGNDTGISRSTVSRICAEIDEAVQEFLHRRIDHTWFPYLFLDATYLDVRHRGRVVSQALVVATGVSGDGRREILGMSLGDAETTDFWTEFLRGLRDRGLKVATDADPEGVALVTSDAHAGLKAAVKAILPGAGWQRCRVHFARNVTQRLGSARSKPVNALITTIFAQTTPEAVLAQYQQVTDSLRSSFPEIAAMLEAAEPDLTGFAAMPREHWQKIWSNNPIERLNREIKRRADVVQIFPDRDSVTRLIGAVLQEQHEEWQYGERRYFSDISMRKLVHTLHAHTEPARPELYLTA, encoded by the coding sequence CGGCGAAGTCCTCGCCGATCCCGACCTGGCCCACTCCGACGTCTTCCGGCGGATGCTGCAGGCCGGCCTGCAGGATCTGATCAACGCGGAAGCGACCATGAAGATCGGTGCCGCCCCACACGAACGCACCCCGGAGCGCACCACCCGCCGCAACGGCACGCGTCCGAAGACCCTCGCGACCCCGGCCGGCGAGGTCGACCTGCAGATCCCGAAGCTGCGGGAGGGGTCGTTCTTCCCGTCGCTGCTCAGCCCCCGCCGCCGGGTGGACAAGGCGCTCTACGCGGTGATCTGTCAGGCCTGGATCGACGGGGTGAGCACTCGGAAGGTCGACCAGCTGATCCGCGCGTTGGGCAACGACACCGGCATCTCGAGGTCGACGGTCTCTCGGATCTGCGCCGAGATCGACGAGGCGGTGCAGGAGTTCCTGCACCGTCGGATCGACCACACCTGGTTCCCGTATCTGTTCCTGGACGCCACCTACCTCGACGTCCGCCACCGCGGCCGCGTCGTCTCGCAAGCCCTCGTCGTCGCGACCGGCGTCTCCGGCGATGGGCGGCGGGAGATCCTGGGCATGAGCCTTGGGGACGCGGAGACCACCGACTTCTGGACCGAGTTCCTCCGCGGCCTCCGCGACCGCGGCCTGAAGGTCGCCACCGACGCCGACCCGGAAGGCGTCGCCCTGGTCACGTCCGACGCGCACGCTGGCCTGAAGGCCGCGGTCAAAGCGATCCTGCCCGGAGCCGGGTGGCAGCGCTGCCGGGTCCACTTCGCCCGCAACGTCACCCAACGCCTGGGCTCGGCCCGCTCCAAGCCGGTCAACGCGCTGATCACCACGATCTTCGCGCAGACCACCCCGGAGGCCGTGCTCGCCCAGTACCAGCAAGTCACCGACAGCCTGCGCTCCTCATTCCCCGAGATCGCCGCCATGCTCGAAGCCGCCGAACCCGACCTCACCGGGTTCGCGGCGATGCCCCGCGAGCACTGGCAGAAGATCTGGTCGAACAACCCCATCGAACGCCTCAACCGCGAGATCAAACGCCGCGCCGACGTCGTGCAGATCTTCCCCGACCGCGACTCCGTGACCCGGCTCATCGGCGCCGTCCTGCAGGAACAGCACGAGGAATGGCAATACGGCGAACGCCGCTACTTCTCCGACATCTCCATGCGCAAACTCGTCCACACCCTCCACGCGCACACCGAACCCGCCCGCCCCGAGCTCTACCTCACCGCCTGA
- a CDS encoding MarR family transcriptional regulator, which translates to MNATQARAWIALVSLAESLPQALDTQLMTDAGLINFEYGILSVLIAAPHRTLRMGDVASALGSPAPKLSKAVTRLERRDLVERLACPDDGRAINVHLTREGRRAWLAATPSHVLLARDTLLADLDHDDLSQLAALLERVLHRLDPDWELGQVPIQVQPRSRNKEEILVGDQPPEESAGYV; encoded by the coding sequence ATGAATGCGACCCAAGCACGCGCGTGGATCGCGCTCGTTTCCCTGGCTGAGTCGCTGCCTCAGGCGCTGGACACGCAGCTGATGACGGACGCCGGGCTCATCAACTTCGAGTACGGGATCCTCAGCGTCTTGATCGCCGCGCCCCACCGGACGCTGCGGATGGGCGATGTGGCTTCCGCGCTCGGGTCACCGGCGCCCAAGCTCTCCAAGGCCGTCACACGTCTCGAGCGGCGAGATCTCGTCGAGCGCCTTGCCTGCCCGGATGACGGCAGGGCGATCAACGTGCACCTCACGCGCGAGGGCCGCCGGGCCTGGCTCGCTGCCACCCCGTCTCACGTCCTTCTCGCACGTGACACACTCCTCGCCGACCTCGACCACGACGACCTGTCTCAACTCGCGGCCCTCCTCGAACGAGTCCTCCACCGGCTTGATCCGGATTGGGAGCTCGGGCAGGTGCCCATCCAGGTGCAACCCAGATCAAGGAATAAGGAAGAGATCCTTGTGGGCGACCAGCCTCCCGAAGAGAGTGCCGGCTACGTGTGA
- a CDS encoding NADPH-dependent F420 reductase, which produces MTNVTVIGTGNIGSAVAAVAARGGASVQLLGRDSEKTAGVAAGVGAIAGAVGDALTGDIVVLAVPYAALAELTEQYRDQFDGKVVVDVTNPVNFATFDELTVPADSSAAAELQKQLPGAHVVKAFNTNFAGTIATGQIGDLPTTVLVAGDDDSAKQALIDLITAAGVRAASIGSLKRARELEAFAFLQITLAAQGIVGWDGGFALRN; this is translated from the coding sequence ATGACGAATGTGACCGTGATCGGCACGGGCAACATCGGATCAGCTGTGGCTGCGGTCGCAGCGAGGGGCGGCGCCTCGGTGCAGCTGCTGGGCCGCGACTCGGAAAAGACCGCGGGTGTCGCCGCGGGTGTCGGGGCGATCGCCGGTGCGGTCGGCGACGCCCTCACGGGAGACATCGTCGTGCTCGCAGTGCCATACGCCGCGCTCGCGGAACTCACGGAGCAGTATCGCGACCAGTTCGACGGGAAGGTGGTCGTTGACGTGACCAACCCGGTCAATTTCGCCACGTTCGATGAGCTGACCGTTCCCGCCGACTCGTCGGCAGCGGCCGAGCTCCAGAAGCAGCTTCCGGGCGCGCATGTCGTCAAGGCGTTCAACACGAACTTCGCAGGGACGATCGCAACGGGGCAGATCGGCGACCTGCCTACCACGGTGCTCGTCGCCGGCGACGATGACTCGGCGAAGCAGGCGTTGATCGACCTCATTACAGCCGCGGGGGTCAGAGCTGCGTCGATCGGCTCACTCAAGCGTGCCCGGGAACTGGAAGCGTTCGCCTTCCTACAGATCACTCTCGCCGCCCAGGGAATCGTCGGCTGGGATGGCGGCTTCGCGCTCCGCAATTAG
- a CDS encoding aldehyde dehydrogenase family protein: MSRRVEPWSGVAFAALGWDGRARLMRAAADLIESEIEELAGVITAEMGKPIEQSRAEVAKSAYTMRFYAENAEEFLSGRELDDPAKVSASAARTRFEPFGVVLAVMPWNYPIWQVVRFAAPALMAGNAGVLKHASNVPQSAVYIGELFARAGFPQGAFSTLLIGSRRVEAVIRDPRVAAVTLTGSEGAGRAIGATAGDVLKKAVLELGGSDPFIVMPSAKLDDAVATAVKARTSNNGQACINAKRFIVHEDIYDDFARLFAERMAALVVGNPADPATQIGPLATESGREDIEVLVEDARDKGASILTGGRRGDREAGWFYEPTVIADITPEMRLYQEEAFGPVASLYKVSSLDDALQVANNSPFGLGSAFWSNDESEIARAERELEAGAVFVNGMTISYAELPFGGIKRSGYGRELSVEGIREFCNLKTVWVA; this comes from the coding sequence ATGTCCCGGAGGGTGGAGCCTTGGTCGGGCGTCGCTTTCGCCGCATTGGGGTGGGATGGCCGCGCACGTCTGATGCGTGCCGCCGCCGATCTCATCGAGTCCGAGATCGAAGAGCTGGCGGGTGTGATCACCGCCGAGATGGGCAAGCCGATCGAGCAGTCTCGCGCGGAGGTCGCCAAGTCCGCCTACACGATGCGCTTCTACGCCGAGAACGCCGAGGAGTTCCTCAGCGGGCGCGAGCTCGATGACCCGGCGAAGGTCTCGGCATCGGCGGCGCGCACGCGATTCGAGCCGTTCGGCGTCGTTCTCGCCGTCATGCCGTGGAACTACCCGATCTGGCAGGTGGTCCGCTTCGCGGCGCCCGCGCTGATGGCGGGCAACGCCGGTGTGCTCAAGCACGCTTCCAACGTTCCGCAGTCGGCGGTGTACATCGGCGAGCTGTTCGCACGAGCCGGGTTCCCTCAGGGGGCCTTCTCGACGCTGCTGATCGGGTCGCGCCGTGTCGAGGCAGTGATCCGTGATCCCCGCGTCGCCGCAGTGACGCTGACCGGTTCCGAAGGCGCCGGCCGCGCGATCGGCGCGACCGCGGGCGATGTGCTGAAGAAGGCCGTCCTCGAGCTCGGAGGCTCGGATCCGTTCATCGTGATGCCGTCGGCGAAGCTCGACGATGCCGTGGCCACGGCTGTCAAGGCGCGCACGAGCAACAACGGCCAGGCCTGCATCAACGCCAAGCGGTTCATCGTGCACGAAGACATCTACGACGATTTCGCCCGCCTTTTCGCCGAGCGGATGGCTGCGCTGGTGGTGGGGAACCCGGCCGATCCGGCCACCCAGATCGGCCCCCTTGCGACCGAGTCCGGTCGTGAGGACATCGAGGTCCTCGTCGAGGATGCCCGCGACAAGGGCGCATCTATCCTGACGGGCGGACGACGTGGCGATCGGGAGGCGGGCTGGTTCTATGAGCCCACGGTGATCGCTGACATCACGCCGGAGATGCGCCTCTATCAGGAGGAGGCCTTCGGTCCGGTCGCGTCGCTCTACAAGGTTTCGTCGCTCGACGATGCGCTGCAGGTCGCGAACAACAGTCCGTTCGGGCTGGGATCCGCGTTCTGGAGCAACGACGAATCCGAGATCGCGCGCGCAGAGCGTGAGCTCGAGGCGGGCGCGGTGTTCGTCAACGGCATGACGATCTCATACGCCGAATTGCCGTTCGGCGGCATCAAGCGCTCCGGCTACGGTCGCGAACTGTCGGTCGAAGGCATCCGCGAGTTCTGCAATCTGAAGACCGTCTGGGTCGCCTGA